The genomic window CATCCTCCTACAGGGGGGATTCTGAAATCGTGCTAGCTGGCCGTTCCGCTGGTGAGCAGTCCGATGGACTGCGATCCTCGTCAGAACTCGCTTCTGACGCTGGCACGCGGCTCACATTCGGGCGTGGCGTTCTTGCCTACGAACCCGATCAAGCTGAGGCGGCCACTGGTGGTGGGTCGGCTGTCATAGCGCCTGCTGTCGCCTTGCCCGAGTCGAATTCGGATAGTAGTGATGGATGCGGCCCAGTCGTCCAGCAGTGTACCCGTTTTGTACGGTGTACTACTGAAAGCTACTGAAAATTGGAACGGTAGTAGTTACTGCTGGCCAGTCGCTCGAACGCTCGTCTCGTGTGTGACCCGCTCCGAAGTACTCCGGATCTCGAACGACACTCCGAGTACGTGCGTCCCCCCCGCCCGCTCCTGTACGACGATCCCGCCGATCGCCTCACAGTCGCCGAACTGTCGATCCGGGCCGCTCGGGCAGTCGTCAGCCGCCCATGTCGCTGCATCGGTCTCGTCGTAAGCAATCTCATGCACGACTGATCGCTCCAGTTCGGAGACGCGGAGCGTCTCGACACGCGGTTCGAGGTCGTCTTCAAGTTCACCGACTGCCGACTCGCGCTCGTCCCAGTCGTACTGCTCGGGCACGGATGCCGTGGCGTCGTGGACACTCCGATCCAGCGCGCCCACAATGCGCTCGGGAGAGCCTTCCTCGCTGCGCGGGTCGATGTCCGGATGTGAACCGACCTGCAGGTATGCCAGCGCGCCGGTCGCCAGCGCAAACGCGATCACGGCCGCGGCCAGCAAGACAAGTTGTCCCCGTGCGTCCGGAGTGAGATCAGTCACGCATACCACACTCTGATCGTCACGTCCCCGTGCTCGGTCGGTACCGTTGCGCTACCGTAGGGAACGCCGCCGGGGCGTTCCATTCCGGCGATACCGTGGTCGGTTTCGATCTGATACAGCACGTTATCCGGGAGCAACTCGTCGAGCCGACGGTCGGCGTGCTCGTGCTCGCGCTCGAATGCGTCCTCGCTCCGGGCGAGTTCGGTAAGACGCGTCGCGTCCTGATGTCGGGGGGCTTCTCCCGAAAGAACTGTCGCCGTATCCTCCGCGTAGAGATCGAGCTGGGCTTGCTGGGTGTCCGGTGCGGGAACACCAAGGGCAAACGTCGAGACGACGGCGAATATCAGGATCACGCCGAGGCCCGCCTCGGCAACCGGAGTCGAGAGCTGTCCTCGGCCGTCACGCATCAACTGTCACCTCCAGTACAGCCGACCGTGTCCGAACCGGGAAGTACTCGATCCGGACGTCGCCCTCGGACAACTCCCCGTTCGCTTCGATCCCGAGTGTCGCCGTTTCCAGTGGCGAGACCGTTACCTCGTGTTCACCTGCGAGTCCGGATTCGTTGTGCAGTTCGACCCGTTCATCGATCCGAACAGTGGACACCGTCGTGTCGTCGTTCGGATCGAGCGTGAGAACGACTCGATCGGTACGGCGCGGTAGCGTCACGGCGGGGTCACCCGCCCCCGATAGCCCCGGCATCCGTGTGGCCGACTGTCGCTCTTCGACGAGTACGACTCGTCTGATTGTCGTGCCAGCAGTCGTATCTCCAGTCGTTGCGAGCGTCTCGTCGTCCAGTCGTACCGTAACGTCGTGCGCTTCGAGTCCTGTATGGCGGGTATCGATATCCTGTGACTCGAACTGGGCCACAGCGCTAGCGTTGAGGACGTTGTGGCGGGCGGAGAGCGAGGAGTCCGGATGCACCAGCGTCTCGGCAAGGCTCGCTGCGGTCGCCCGTTCGGTCGCATCCCGCTCCGCGTCGCCGAACGCACCATCTGCGATCGCGAGCCCGACACCCAGTGCGGCAGTAAGAACGACGACGGCAACCGCCAGTGCCACGAGGTTGGCCTGACCACGGGCTGGCGAGTCGCCCTGCATTATCGCTCACCCGTTTCGAGCCGTACCTCGATGGTATCATCCGACCGCTCGGCCGTGATGACGGGCTGCTCGTCGCTTCGCCACTCCCCCTCAACCGATGTGACCGATCGAGGCAAGACGATCGGTGCTTGCTCAGCAACATCCGAATGTGGGTGTTCGAGTACGATTTCACCGTTCTGGACGCGTATCCAGTAGGTCTCGCCCCGAATTGTAGTGGGGAGATCAACCTGCTGTTCCGTCCGGTTCGTGGCTGTACTCGACGGAACTGCCGTCTGTAGATCACCGCTCACGTCAGCGACCGTCCGATCCGCCACCTCCGTCGCGGCGGCTGTCCGGTACTCGGGGAGCACCCCAGCGTATAGCGTCGTCGTAAGCAGACCGATGTAGATGATCACGATCGAGGCTTCCAGTGCTTTGCCGACAACGGCCGACACCGCCCTATCAGCCATGGCTCACCTCCAGTCGCAGGTCGTGGGTGATCAAGTACGCCGTTCGATCCCCATCGACGCTGGCAACGACGCTCGTCTCGCTATCCCCGGCGAACTGGCGATCCGTTGTCTCGACCGTCGCACCGGTCTCCTCGAAATACCGTTCCCACGGACCTGGCGTCGACGTCTCGACGGCGATGCGGTAGCTGTCCGTACCGAGGTCGTGGCGCTCGTGTGAGACATCCGTTTCCAGTTGTACTGGCTGATCGGAGTTACCACCAATACCGATATGGCTCGCATTCAACTGTGCCGCGCTGATCACGA from Natranaeroarchaeum aerophilus includes these protein-coding regions:
- a CDS encoding DUF7262 family protein — translated: MRDGRGQLSTPVAEAGLGVILIFAVVSTFALGVPAPDTQQAQLDLYAEDTATVLSGEAPRHQDATRLTELARSEDAFEREHEHADRRLDELLPDNVLYQIETDHGIAGMERPGGVPYGSATVPTEHGDVTIRVWYA
- a CDS encoding DUF7261 family protein; the encoded protein is MTDLTPDARGQLVLLAAAVIAFALATGALAYLQVGSHPDIDPRSEEGSPERIVGALDRSVHDATASVPEQYDWDERESAVGELEDDLEPRVETLRVSELERSVVHEIAYDETDAATWAADDCPSGPDRQFGDCEAIGGIVVQERAGGTHVLGVSFEIRSTSERVTHETSVRATGQQ
- a CDS encoding DUF7266 family protein translates to MADRAVSAVVGKALEASIVIIYIGLLTTTLYAGVLPEYRTAAATEVADRTVADVSGDLQTAVPSSTATNRTEQQVDLPTTIRGETYWIRVQNGEIVLEHPHSDVAEQAPIVLPRSVTSVEGEWRSDEQPVITAERSDDTIEVRLETGER
- a CDS encoding DUF7263 family protein, which gives rise to MQGDSPARGQANLVALAVAVVVLTAALGVGLAIADGAFGDAERDATERATAASLAETLVHPDSSLSARHNVLNASAVAQFESQDIDTRHTGLEAHDVTVRLDDETLATTGDTTAGTTIRRVVLVEERQSATRMPGLSGAGDPAVTLPRRTDRVVLTLDPNDDTTVSTVRIDERVELHNESGLAGEHEVTVSPLETATLGIEANGELSEGDVRIEYFPVRTRSAVLEVTVDA